In Synechococcus sp. RS9909, one genomic interval encodes:
- the purN gene encoding phosphoribosylglycinamide formyltransferase, producing MPAFSNPSQAAQPGDQTSASLFVPAIDRWPQFDPPLRLGVMASGEGTNLEALAQACSQGLLQAQLLRLVVNKADCGAQARADRLGIPWVLHDHRHFETREDLDRALVTSFQADAVEAVVMAGWMRIVTKVLIEAFPQRLINLHPSLLPSFRGLDAVGQALAAGVPISGCSAHLVCGDVDSGPLLAQAAVPVLPGDDPTRLAARIRVQEHRLLPWAVALAAQRWRAQG from the coding sequence ATGCCCGCTTTTTCGAACCCTAGCCAGGCAGCGCAACCCGGGGATCAGACTTCAGCCTCTCTGTTCGTGCCGGCGATCGACCGCTGGCCCCAGTTCGATCCGCCCTTGCGCCTCGGGGTGATGGCCTCAGGCGAGGGAACCAATCTCGAGGCCCTGGCCCAGGCTTGCAGCCAGGGGCTGCTGCAGGCCCAGCTGCTGCGCCTGGTGGTGAACAAGGCCGATTGCGGCGCCCAGGCGCGGGCGGATCGGCTCGGCATTCCCTGGGTGCTGCACGACCACCGACACTTCGAAACGCGAGAGGACCTCGATCGTGCCCTGGTGACCAGTTTCCAGGCCGATGCGGTGGAAGCGGTGGTGATGGCGGGATGGATGCGCATCGTCACCAAGGTGCTGATCGAGGCCTTCCCGCAACGGCTGATCAACCTGCATCCATCCCTGCTGCCCAGCTTTCGGGGCCTCGATGCGGTGGGACAGGCCCTGGCTGCCGGTGTACCGATCAGTGGCTGCTCCGCCCACCTGGTTTGTGGAGACGTGGATTCCGGTCCACTGTTGGCCCAGGCCGCCGTCCCGGTGCTTCCCGGCGACGATCCCACCCGGCTGGCGGCGCGGATCCGGGTGCAGGAACATCGACTCCTGCCCTGGGCCGTGGCGCTTGCCGCGCAGCGATGGCGCGCTCAGGGGTAG
- the argC gene encoding N-acetyl-gamma-glutamyl-phosphate reductase, producing MQSVTPALPDTPVGRVAVIGASGYGGLQTLRLLLNHPGLVVTFLGGERSAGQRWSELCAFLPLADDPIVEKPDPDRIAEQADYAVLSLPNGLASDLVPALLERGVRVVDLSADYRYRSLEQWSQVYVQEASQRQRQDADLCEQAVYGLPEWNGPAIATAPLVAAPGCFPTASLLPLLPFLKQGLIETEGLIIDAKTGTSGGGRAAKENLLLSEASESIAPYGVIGHRHTSEIEQLASQAAGCGIELQFTPHLVPMVRGLLATVYGRLRDPGLTAEDCTTVLEAFYRHHPFIRVLPVGTYPATKWVRHTNLSLLSVQVDQRNSRLVLMSAVDNLIKGQAGQGVQCLNLMAGLPVATGLPLAPFYP from the coding sequence ATGCAGAGCGTTACCCCCGCCCTTCCCGACACGCCCGTTGGCAGGGTTGCTGTGATCGGGGCGTCCGGATACGGCGGTTTGCAGACGCTTCGCCTGCTGCTGAACCATCCTGGCCTGGTGGTCACCTTTCTCGGTGGTGAACGCAGTGCCGGCCAACGCTGGAGTGAACTGTGTGCCTTTCTGCCCCTGGCGGATGACCCGATCGTCGAGAAGCCCGATCCGGATCGGATCGCCGAGCAGGCTGACTACGCCGTTCTGAGCCTTCCCAACGGTCTGGCCAGTGACCTGGTGCCGGCGTTGCTGGAGCGAGGTGTCCGGGTGGTGGATCTCTCCGCTGACTACCGCTATCGCTCACTGGAGCAATGGAGTCAGGTGTATGTGCAGGAGGCATCCCAGCGCCAGCGGCAGGATGCCGATCTCTGCGAGCAGGCCGTGTATGGATTGCCGGAATGGAATGGACCGGCGATCGCCACAGCGCCGCTTGTGGCCGCTCCCGGTTGTTTTCCCACCGCCAGTCTGTTGCCCCTGCTTCCCTTCCTCAAGCAGGGCCTGATTGAAACCGAAGGGCTGATCATCGATGCCAAAACCGGCACCTCCGGTGGTGGTCGGGCCGCCAAGGAAAACCTGCTCCTCTCGGAGGCGTCGGAATCGATCGCGCCCTATGGCGTGATCGGCCATCGCCACACCTCCGAGATCGAACAGCTCGCCAGCCAGGCCGCCGGGTGTGGCATCGAGCTGCAGTTCACACCCCATTTGGTGCCGATGGTGCGCGGTTTGCTGGCCACCGTGTATGGCCGCCTGCGCGACCCCGGCCTCACCGCTGAAGACTGCACCACCGTGCTGGAGGCTTTCTATCGCCATCACCCCTTCATCCGGGTGCTGCCTGTGGGCACCTACCCCGCAACGAAGTGGGTGCGCCACACCAATCTCTCCCTGCTGTCGGTGCAGGTGGATCAGCGCAACAGCCGTCTGGTGCTAATGAGCGCTGTCGACAACCTGATCAAGGGGCAGGCCGGTCAGGGGGTGCAGTGCCTCAACCTGATGGCGGGTCTGCCCGTGGCCACGGGCTTGCCTCTGGCACCCTTCTACCCCTGA
- the ribBA gene encoding bifunctional 3,4-dihydroxy-2-butanone-4-phosphate synthase/GTP cyclohydrolase II produces the protein MTTARTTAISFDSISDALAAIRNGECVVVVDDERRENEGDLICSAQFASPDQINFMATHARGLICLAMEGERLDALDLPLMVDRNTDANQTAFTVSIDAGPEHGVSTGISADDRSRTIQVALRPDARPADLRRPGHIFPLRARQGGVLKRAGHTEAAVDLAQLAGLIPAGVICEIQNADGSMARLPELRDYARQWNLRLISIADLIRYRLNNERFVRRQAQATLPSLFGSFQAIGYRNELDGSEHVAIIKGDPQQLQEPVLVRMHSECLTGDAFGSLRCDCRPQLESALARIEAEGEGVVVYLRQEGRGIGLINKLKAYSLQDGGLDTVEANEKLGFPADLRNYGVGAQILSDLGIHRLRLLTNNPRKIAGLDGYGLEVVERVPLVIEPGDHNADYLAVKRDKLGHWIHEASTVICWDGTLPADALPQPLAMASEAAAIEGLVLVPVQSPRLLALWERPQFAWRLAEASAEATGEGQTSQAEPLDSRLKRLLSAMATWPITRRIGLYHTSRPDQLNHPPQTLEREERPLEELRTSSPERNGATELPLCSNDVALIQWS, from the coding sequence ATGACCACAGCGCGAACAACAGCCATTTCCTTCGATTCGATTTCTGATGCCCTGGCGGCGATCCGCAACGGAGAGTGTGTCGTTGTTGTCGATGACGAACGTCGGGAGAACGAAGGCGATCTGATCTGTTCCGCCCAGTTCGCCTCACCGGATCAGATCAATTTCATGGCCACCCATGCCCGGGGGTTGATCTGCCTGGCGATGGAGGGGGAACGCCTGGACGCCCTCGATCTGCCCTTGATGGTGGATCGCAACACCGATGCCAATCAGACCGCCTTCACGGTGAGCATCGATGCCGGCCCGGAGCATGGCGTGAGCACGGGCATTTCCGCCGACGACCGCTCACGCACCATCCAGGTCGCCCTACGTCCGGATGCCCGCCCGGCCGATCTGCGCCGCCCAGGCCACATCTTTCCCCTGCGCGCACGCCAGGGCGGGGTGCTCAAACGGGCGGGGCATACCGAAGCCGCGGTGGATCTGGCCCAGTTGGCGGGCCTCATCCCCGCCGGGGTGATCTGCGAAATCCAGAACGCCGATGGCTCGATGGCGCGGCTGCCGGAACTGCGCGACTACGCCCGTCAGTGGAACCTGCGCCTGATCAGCATTGCCGACCTGATTCGCTATCGCCTCAACAACGAGCGATTCGTGCGTCGCCAAGCCCAGGCCACCCTGCCGAGCCTGTTCGGCAGCTTCCAGGCGATCGGCTATCGCAACGAACTCGATGGCAGTGAACATGTGGCGATCATCAAGGGCGATCCGCAACAGCTGCAGGAACCGGTGTTGGTGCGGATGCACTCCGAATGCCTCACCGGTGATGCCTTTGGCTCCCTGCGCTGCGACTGCAGGCCCCAGCTGGAATCGGCCCTGGCCCGCATCGAAGCCGAAGGCGAAGGCGTGGTGGTGTATCTCCGTCAGGAAGGTCGTGGTATCGGCCTGATCAACAAATTGAAGGCCTACAGCCTGCAGGATGGCGGGCTCGACACGGTGGAAGCGAACGAGAAGCTGGGCTTTCCGGCGGATCTGCGCAACTACGGCGTCGGGGCCCAGATCCTCAGCGACCTGGGCATCCACCGCCTGCGCCTACTCACCAACAATCCGCGCAAGATCGCCGGCCTCGATGGATACGGACTCGAGGTGGTGGAACGGGTGCCCCTGGTGATCGAACCCGGTGATCACAACGCCGACTACCTCGCTGTGAAACGGGACAAGCTCGGCCACTGGATCCACGAGGCCTCCACGGTGATCTGCTGGGACGGTACCCTGCCGGCGGACGCCCTGCCGCAGCCTCTGGCCATGGCCTCGGAGGCCGCCGCGATCGAAGGATTGGTGCTGGTGCCCGTGCAGTCGCCCCGACTGCTGGCCCTGTGGGAACGCCCCCAGTTCGCCTGGCGGCTGGCGGAGGCAAGCGCTGAAGCAACGGGTGAGGGCCAGACCAGCCAAGCGGAACCCTTGGACAGCCGACTGAAGCGTTTGCTGAGCGCCATGGCGACCTGGCCGATCACGCGCCGGATCGGCCTGTATCACACATCAAGGCCAGACCAGCTGAACCACCCGCCCCAGACCCTGGAGCGAGAGGAACGGCCGCTGGAGGAGCTGCGGACCAGCTCGCCTGAGCGGAACGGAGCCACGGAATTGCCGCTCTGCAGCAACGACGTCGCCCTGATTCAGTGGAGCTGA
- a CDS encoding peptidylprolyl isomerase, which translates to METDAGLIRLEMFDADAPNTVANFVKLARDGFYDGLAFHRVIDGFMAQGGCPNSREGAKGMPGTGGPGYTIDCEINSRKHVPGALSMAHAGKNTGGSQFFIVHEAQPHLDGVHTVFGQTGDMAVVLALKNGSRITKVNVED; encoded by the coding sequence ATGGAGACGGACGCTGGCCTGATCCGGCTGGAGATGTTCGATGCCGATGCTCCGAACACCGTGGCCAACTTCGTCAAACTGGCCCGCGACGGCTTTTACGACGGTCTTGCCTTCCATCGCGTTATCGATGGCTTCATGGCCCAGGGTGGCTGCCCCAACTCCCGTGAGGGTGCCAAGGGCATGCCCGGCACCGGCGGCCCTGGCTACACGATCGACTGTGAGATCAACAGCCGCAAGCATGTGCCCGGTGCTCTCTCGATGGCCCATGCCGGCAAAAACACCGGTGGCAGTCAGTTTTTCATCGTGCATGAGGCCCAGCCCCATCTCGATGGGGTCCACACCGTCTTCGGTCAGACCGGTGACATGGCCGTGGTGCTGGCTCTGAAGAACGGCTCCCGGATCACCAAGGTGAACGTCGAAGACTGA
- the mtnP gene encoding S-methyl-5'-thioadenosine phosphorylase: MKASAGTAPLDAARVGVIGGSGLYAIDGLSGVEEVVVDTPFGSPSDPLRVGRLNGVDVVFLARHGRGHHLLPSEVPYRANIWALRSLNVRWLVSVSAVGSLREHLRPRDMVVPSQFIDRTMQRPQSFFGEGCVAHVSLAEPFCSRLSSLLANAAEAEMPAGHHLHRGGTYLCMEGPAFSTRAESELYRNWGCDVIGMTNHTEARLAREAEIAYASLSMVTDFDCWHNDHDAVSVEMVVGNLRANAVATGPILHQLMESLKQQRPDSVAHTALKDALMTAPEAVPAETRQRLDLFTAPYWGTVSANTASASAD; encoded by the coding sequence ATGAAGGCTTCGGCAGGCACGGCGCCCCTCGATGCGGCCCGGGTGGGAGTGATCGGTGGCAGCGGTCTCTATGCCATCGACGGGCTTTCAGGTGTGGAGGAGGTGGTGGTGGACACCCCCTTCGGCAGCCCCTCGGATCCCCTGCGGGTCGGTCGCCTCAACGGCGTGGATGTGGTGTTTCTGGCCCGCCATGGGCGCGGCCATCACCTGCTGCCGAGTGAGGTGCCCTATCGCGCCAACATCTGGGCGCTGCGCTCCCTCAATGTGCGCTGGCTGGTCTCCGTCTCGGCGGTGGGTTCCCTGCGGGAGCATCTGCGCCCCCGCGACATGGTGGTGCCCTCCCAGTTCATTGATCGAACGATGCAGCGGCCCCAGTCGTTCTTCGGCGAGGGTTGCGTCGCCCACGTCAGCCTGGCGGAACCCTTCTGTTCCCGCCTCAGCTCCCTGCTCGCCAACGCCGCCGAAGCGGAGATGCCAGCCGGGCACCACCTGCATCGGGGCGGCACCTACCTCTGCATGGAGGGGCCGGCGTTCTCGACCCGGGCGGAAAGCGAGCTGTACCGCAACTGGGGCTGCGATGTGATCGGCATGACCAATCACACCGAAGCGCGACTGGCACGGGAGGCGGAAATCGCCTACGCCTCCCTGAGCATGGTCACCGACTTCGATTGCTGGCACAACGACCACGATGCCGTGTCGGTGGAGATGGTGGTGGGCAATCTGCGCGCCAATGCGGTGGCCACCGGTCCGATCCTCCATCAGTTGATGGAGTCTCTGAAGCAGCAGCGGCCCGATTCCGTGGCCCACACAGCCCTCAAGGACGCCCTGATGACGGCGCCGGAGGCGGTTCCCGCTGAAACAAGGCAGCGACTTGATCTGTTCACCGCCCCCTATTGGGGCACGGTGAGCGCCAACACGGCGAGCGCCAGCGCCGATTAG
- the murQ gene encoding N-acetylmuramic acid 6-phosphate etherase — protein sequence MTSISASEDRGHLMTEQANPRSHALDRLSTADLVDLFVTEDRRPQEAVAGAAPALAEAIDQIADRLRQGGRLFYVGAGTSGRLGVLDAAECPPTFCSPPELVQGVLAGGTPALLRSSEGLEDQRDAGAEALRDRSVSAADCVVGIAAGGTTPYVHGALAFAGSLGALTIGMACVPSAQAVLPCAIDIRLLTGPELLTGSTRLKAGTATKMALNILSTGVMVRLGKVYGNRMVDVAASNSKLVDRALRMLRDLAGVPREDGERLLQAAGGSVKLALLMAATGLEAEPARVCLREHNEQLRPALTSCGAALVSP from the coding sequence ATGACGTCCATTTCAGCCTCGGAAGACCGCGGCCATCTGATGACGGAGCAGGCCAATCCGCGCAGTCACGCTCTCGATCGCCTCAGCACCGCAGACCTGGTCGATCTGTTTGTCACGGAGGATCGTCGCCCCCAGGAGGCGGTGGCCGGCGCCGCCCCGGCCCTCGCCGAGGCGATTGATCAGATCGCTGATCGGCTGCGCCAGGGTGGCCGGCTCTTCTATGTGGGCGCCGGCACGTCCGGACGGCTCGGGGTGCTGGATGCGGCTGAATGTCCCCCCACGTTCTGCAGCCCGCCGGAGCTGGTGCAGGGCGTGCTCGCCGGTGGTACACCGGCGTTGCTGCGCAGTTCGGAGGGTTTGGAGGATCAGCGCGATGCCGGAGCCGAGGCTCTGCGTGATCGCAGCGTCAGCGCGGCCGATTGTGTGGTGGGCATTGCTGCGGGCGGCACCACGCCCTACGTGCACGGGGCGCTCGCGTTCGCCGGTTCCCTCGGCGCACTCACGATCGGCATGGCCTGTGTCCCCAGCGCCCAGGCAGTGTTGCCCTGCGCGATCGACATCCGTCTGCTCACGGGGCCGGAACTGCTCACCGGTTCGACCAGGCTCAAAGCCGGAACCGCCACCAAAATGGCTCTCAACATCCTCTCGACCGGCGTGATGGTGCGCCTGGGCAAGGTGTATGGCAACCGGATGGTGGATGTGGCCGCCAGCAACAGCAAGCTGGTGGACCGGGCCCTGCGCATGTTGCGTGATCTGGCAGGGGTGCCCCGCGAGGACGGGGAACGCTTGCTGCAGGCAGCGGGAGGCTCGGTGAAGCTCGCTTTGCTGATGGCCGCCACGGGCCTGGAGGCGGAGCCGGCGCGAGTCTGTCTGCGGGAGCACAACGAACAACTGCGGCCCGCGCTGACCTCCTGCGGCGCCGCGCTGGTGTCGCCCTAA
- a CDS encoding DUF3110 domain-containing protein, whose translation MLVHVLLYDAGGESEGIHSLELAGSTVVLMFENRDDAERYAGLLEAQDFPVPSLEAIERDDIEIFCREAGYVARFVESGFVPKTDEERLLLSPPTANRDLTGWQDAEPVAPSDESAQLEAFRRQLENLL comes from the coding sequence ATGCTCGTTCACGTGCTGCTTTACGACGCCGGCGGTGAAAGTGAAGGGATCCATTCGCTCGAACTGGCTGGATCCACCGTGGTGTTGATGTTCGAGAACCGGGATGACGCGGAGCGCTATGCCGGTCTGCTCGAGGCCCAGGATTTCCCTGTGCCCAGTCTGGAGGCGATCGAACGGGACGACATCGAGATCTTCTGCCGGGAGGCTGGTTACGTGGCGCGGTTTGTGGAAAGTGGTTTCGTCCCCAAAACCGACGAGGAGCGGCTGTTGTTGTCGCCGCCCACGGCCAACCGGGATTTGACGGGCTGGCAGGACGCCGAACCCGTCGCGCCCTCCGATGAATCGGCCCAGCTGGAGGCGTTTCGCCGTCAGCTTGAAAATCTGCTCTGA
- a CDS encoding DnaJ C-terminal domain-containing protein — MTLTAETDYWALLGLPPDSDSQALKRAFRREARRWHPDLNGNDVRAEERFKLVNEAYAVLSDPRRRQAWESRQQGGAADPGADPFASGFPSFEHYLAVVLGMAEPEPTDRSEPELETHADWPAATPPPPPPPVQAAESLETDVWLSPDQALHGTAVELELADGTLVEVQTPPRAGDGWRLRLAGVTPGGGDHFLHLRVQTDEGLRIEGLRVLYRLELLPPDAALGCAVEVPTLRGPVTLQVPPGSSSGRLLRLRGRGLELDGQRGDQLVEIVVVIPSALTEAERALYRRLQELALEE, encoded by the coding sequence ATGACCCTTACCGCTGAAACGGATTACTGGGCGCTGCTCGGTCTTCCTCCGGACAGCGACAGCCAGGCCCTCAAGCGAGCCTTCCGGCGGGAAGCCCGTCGGTGGCACCCCGATCTCAATGGCAACGACGTTCGGGCCGAGGAACGCTTCAAGTTGGTCAATGAGGCCTATGCGGTGCTCAGCGACCCGAGGCGTCGCCAGGCCTGGGAGTCGCGTCAGCAGGGGGGCGCGGCAGACCCCGGTGCGGATCCCTTCGCCAGCGGCTTTCCCAGTTTTGAGCACTACCTCGCCGTGGTGCTCGGCATGGCCGAGCCAGAACCGACGGATCGATCGGAACCGGAGCTGGAGACGCATGCCGATTGGCCCGCTGCCACACCACCGCCGCCCCCTCCCCCGGTCCAGGCCGCTGAAAGTCTGGAAACCGATGTGTGGCTCAGCCCTGATCAGGCGCTGCACGGCACCGCCGTGGAACTGGAGCTGGCCGACGGCACGCTGGTGGAGGTGCAGACTCCACCAAGGGCCGGAGATGGTTGGCGTCTGCGCCTGGCGGGGGTAACGCCGGGCGGGGGTGATCACTTTCTGCACCTGCGCGTGCAGACCGACGAGGGCCTGCGCATTGAGGGTTTGCGGGTGCTGTATCGCCTCGAACTGCTGCCCCCGGACGCGGCGCTCGGATGCGCCGTGGAGGTGCCCACCCTGCGTGGCCCGGTGACCCTTCAGGTGCCGCCGGGCTCCTCCAGCGGCCGTTTGCTCCGGTTGCGCGGCCGGGGTCTCGAGCTGGATGGTCAGCGTGGTGATCAGTTGGTGGAAATCGTGGTGGTGATCCCGTCGGCGTTGACGGAGGCGGAACGGGCCCTCTATCGACGGCTTCAGGAGCTGGCCCTGGAGGAGTGA
- the dnaK gene encoding molecular chaperone DnaK: MGRIVGIDLGTTNSVVAVLEAGRPQVIANAEGMRTTPSVVGYTKEGELLVGQAARRQLVLNPRNSFANLKRFVGRAWDELDDSSLSVPYTIRANDRGNVRVACPQMEREYAPEELVAAILRKLVDDASTYLGEPIEAAVITVPAYFDDAQRQATRDAGRLAGLEVERILNEPTAAALAYGFDRSAVKRVLVFDLGGGTFDVSLLRIANGVFDVKATNGDTQLGGNDFDQRIVDWLAAAFQEQHGIDLRRDRQALQRLTEAAEKAKQELSGVASTPISLPFIATGADGPLHIETRLDRTTFEALCPDLLDRLLLPVQAALRDSGWAAEDVDDVVLVGGSTRMPMVQQLVRTLIPHDPCQSVNPDEVVAIGAAVQAGILTGELRDLLLNDVTPLSLGLETVGGLMKVLIPRNTPIPVRQSDVFSTSEPNQSSVEIHVWQGERQMAADNKSLGRFRLSGIPPAPRGVPQIQVAFDIDANGILQVSATDRTTGRKQSVTIQGGSTLNEDELQALLKEAEERADEDRRKRAGIERRNRALTLVAQAERRLRDAALELGPYGAERQQRAVEMAMRDVQDTLEQGDLQELELSVSALEEALFGLNRRLSAERRSEASPLQGIRNTLGSLKDELFADDDWDDDPWAAPRGRPSARYGPTRQGFDPWDDDPYR, from the coding sequence ATGGGCCGAATCGTCGGGATTGATCTGGGAACCACCAATTCCGTCGTGGCCGTGCTGGAGGCCGGTCGCCCCCAGGTGATCGCCAATGCCGAGGGGATGCGCACGACCCCTTCGGTGGTGGGCTACACGAAAGAGGGTGAGTTGCTGGTGGGGCAGGCCGCCCGTCGCCAGCTGGTGCTCAACCCCCGCAACAGCTTCGCCAACCTCAAACGCTTCGTGGGGCGCGCCTGGGATGAGCTCGATGACTCCAGCCTCTCGGTGCCTTACACGATCCGCGCCAATGACCGCGGCAATGTGCGGGTCGCCTGCCCCCAGATGGAGCGGGAGTATGCGCCGGAAGAACTGGTGGCCGCAATCCTGCGCAAGCTAGTGGACGATGCCTCCACCTATTTAGGTGAACCGATCGAAGCCGCGGTGATCACCGTTCCCGCCTACTTCGACGACGCCCAGCGTCAGGCCACCCGGGATGCGGGGCGCCTGGCCGGCCTCGAGGTGGAGCGGATCCTCAACGAACCCACAGCGGCAGCCCTCGCCTACGGCTTCGACCGCAGCGCGGTGAAACGGGTGCTCGTGTTCGACCTGGGCGGCGGCACGTTCGATGTGTCGTTGCTGCGGATCGCGAACGGCGTGTTTGATGTGAAAGCCACCAATGGCGACACCCAGCTGGGCGGCAACGATTTTGACCAGCGCATCGTCGACTGGTTGGCCGCTGCGTTCCAGGAGCAGCACGGCATCGACCTGCGCCGGGATCGCCAGGCGCTGCAACGCCTGACCGAGGCGGCGGAAAAGGCGAAGCAGGAGCTCTCCGGAGTGGCCAGCACGCCCATCTCCCTGCCCTTCATCGCCACCGGTGCGGATGGCCCTCTGCACATCGAAACCCGGCTGGATCGCACCACATTCGAAGCCCTCTGCCCCGATCTGCTCGACCGCCTGCTGCTCCCGGTGCAGGCGGCTCTGCGCGACTCCGGCTGGGCCGCCGAAGATGTGGACGATGTGGTGCTCGTTGGTGGCAGCACCCGGATGCCGATGGTGCAACAGCTGGTGCGCACCCTGATTCCCCACGACCCCTGCCAGTCGGTCAATCCCGATGAAGTCGTGGCGATCGGTGCAGCGGTGCAGGCCGGGATTCTCACCGGTGAACTGCGCGATTTGCTGCTCAATGATGTGACGCCCCTCTCGCTTGGCCTGGAGACCGTGGGCGGGCTGATGAAGGTGCTGATCCCCCGCAATACGCCGATTCCGGTGCGGCAATCCGATGTGTTCAGCACCTCGGAGCCGAATCAATCCTCGGTGGAGATTCATGTGTGGCAGGGCGAGCGACAGATGGCGGCCGACAACAAATCCCTCGGACGCTTCCGCCTTTCCGGCATTCCGCCGGCGCCCCGCGGTGTGCCCCAGATCCAGGTGGCCTTTGATATCGATGCCAATGGCATCCTTCAGGTCAGTGCCACCGACCGCACCACGGGCCGGAAGCAATCGGTCACGATTCAGGGTGGCTCCACCCTCAACGAAGACGAACTGCAGGCCCTGCTCAAGGAGGCGGAGGAGCGGGCCGACGAGGATCGGCGCAAGCGGGCCGGGATCGAACGGCGCAACCGAGCCCTCACTCTGGTGGCCCAGGCGGAGCGTCGCTTGCGGGACGCGGCGCTGGAGCTGGGTCCCTACGGCGCTGAACGGCAGCAGCGCGCTGTGGAAATGGCCATGCGCGATGTGCAGGACACGCTCGAACAGGGGGATCTGCAGGAGCTTGAACTGAGCGTGAGTGCCCTGGAGGAGGCGCTGTTCGGACTCAACCGACGCCTTTCGGCGGAACGGCGCAGTGAGGCCAGCCCCTTGCAGGGCATCCGCAACACGCTCGGGTCGCTGAAGGATGAGCTCTTCGCCGATGACGACTGGGATGACGATCCCTGGGCGGCACCGCGTGGCCGGCCATCCGCTCGCTACGGCCCGACCCGACAAGGCTTCGACCCCTGGGACGATGACCCTTACCGCTGA
- the pstC gene encoding phosphate ABC transporter permease subunit PstC: protein MSPDTGEQYLLRRRPASEKLVDVSFKNLAIALASMVAIVLFAILVVVFWGSLESMGRYGWKFLVTSNWNPVDDEYGAFTAIYGTIVTSLLSLAIAVPLGVGTAVFITENIIPPRIRNVIGVMVELLAAIPSVVLGLWAIFVLEPFIRPFLTWLNQAFGWLPFLSTAPMGPGMAPAILILVVMVLPIITAIARDSLNQVPIKLRQAAYGVGTTRWGAILNVILPAAVSGIVGGVMLALGRAMGETMAVTMIIGNSNNFSWSLLAPGNTIAAMLANQFGEADGSQVSSLMYAAFVLIVLTLAVNVCAQWLVKRLSLKY, encoded by the coding sequence ATGTCTCCCGATACCGGAGAGCAGTATCTCCTGAGGCGTCGGCCGGCTTCCGAGAAGCTTGTTGATGTCAGTTTCAAGAATCTGGCGATCGCGCTGGCCTCGATGGTGGCGATCGTGCTGTTCGCCATCCTCGTGGTGGTGTTCTGGGGTTCCCTGGAATCCATGGGCCGTTACGGCTGGAAGTTCCTGGTGACCTCCAACTGGAATCCGGTCGACGATGAATACGGTGCCTTCACCGCCATTTACGGCACGATTGTCACGTCGTTGTTGTCACTGGCGATTGCCGTGCCCCTCGGCGTGGGAACGGCTGTGTTCATCACCGAAAACATCATTCCACCCCGAATCCGCAATGTGATCGGCGTGATGGTGGAACTTCTGGCGGCGATCCCCTCGGTCGTGCTGGGCCTCTGGGCCATCTTCGTGCTTGAGCCCTTCATTCGGCCCTTCCTCACCTGGCTGAATCAGGCCTTCGGTTGGCTGCCCTTTCTCAGCACCGCTCCGATGGGTCCTGGCATGGCGCCGGCGATTTTGATTCTCGTGGTGATGGTTCTGCCGATCATCACCGCCATCGCCCGCGATTCCCTCAATCAGGTGCCGATCAAGCTGCGGCAAGCCGCCTATGGCGTCGGCACCACCCGTTGGGGCGCCATTCTCAACGTGATCCTGCCGGCTGCCGTGTCCGGGATCGTTGGTGGTGTGATGCTCGCCCTGGGTCGCGCTATGGGCGAAACCATGGCCGTGACCATGATCATCGGCAATTCCAACAATTTCAGCTGGTCGCTCCTGGCCCCCGGCAACACGATTGCAGCCATGTTGGCGAACCAATTCGGTGAAGCTGATGGCAGCCAGGTGTCGTCGTTGATGTATGCCGCCTTTGTGCTGATCGTGTTGACCCTGGCGGTCAACGTGTGCGCCCAGTGGTTGGTGAAGCGTCTCAGCCTCAAGTACTGA